One part of the Dermacentor andersoni chromosome 2, qqDerAnde1_hic_scaffold, whole genome shotgun sequence genome encodes these proteins:
- the LOC126541360 gene encoding 5-hydroxytryptamine receptor-like, with product MNQTPPGVLENAWRTGTIFLETAIRTTVRATISPHLSSNWTTDVANRTGTDSNDTRPWLTMFESAIGGGDAAALNLSMTGQNASSYNAAAAIAAEDDDALSPATVPRELRLVVVVLVSCILGLIIIATVVGNVFVIAAIFMERNLRSVGNYLVLSLGVADLMVACLVMPLAAVAEVSREWALGPALCDVWTCCDVLCCTASILHLLAIAMDRYRTVAQVDYVRQRNARQVGLMILLVWAVAVAVSVAPVFGWKDPDFQHRVQVNRICLVSQDVGYQIFATCATFYVPLILILLLYWRIYQVARRRIRHKPGSKIPIAMAKSPSSNVEISVIVAGENHSPNSCSGGTTTQESDVSRNNDGAPLRPALHPNKDRKQQQKQPHFSRESLESKRERKAAKTLAIITGVFVVCWMPFFVNVLLMTLCTSCSSSGYAFSVFLWLGYVNSMLNPIIYTIFSPDFRNAFRKLLCNRKPTYEFKR from the coding sequence ATGAACCAAACACCGCCGGGCGTTCTTGAAAACGCTTGGCGCACCGGGACCATCTTTCTTGAGACAGCGATTCGAACCACAGTGAGAGCTACTATCTCTCCACACTTGAGCAGCAACTGGACGACGGACGTTGCGAATAGGACGGGCACTGACAGCAACGATACACGCCCGTGGCTCACAATGTTCGAAAGCGCGATCGGCGGCGGCGACGCGGCAGCGCTGAACCTGTCAATGACGGGTCAAAACGCGTCGTCTTACAACGCGGCCGCAGCGATAGCTGCCGAGGATGATGATGCGCTTTCACCGGCCACTGTGCCGCGCGAGCTACGGCTCGTCGTAGTTGTGCTGGTCTCGTGTATTCTGGGCCTCATCATTATCGCCACCGTGGTGGGCAATGTGTTCGTCATCGCAGCCATTTTCATGGAGCGAAATCTGCGAAGCGTCGGGAACTATCTGGTGCTGTCGCTTGGTGTCGCCGACCTGATGGTTGCTTGCCTTGTGATGCCCCTCGCGGCCGTAGCGGAAGTGAGCCGTGAATGGGCGCTTGGGCCCGCTTTGTGTGACGTGTGGACTTGCTGTGACGTCCTCTGCTGCACAGCGTCCATCCTGCACCTTCTCGCCATAGCCATGGACCGTTACAGGACGGTGGCTCAGGTGGACTACGTGCGCCAACGGAACGCACGCCAGGTCGGGCTCATGATTCTTCTGGTCTGGGCTGTTGCCGTCGCCGTGTCGGTGGCGCCTGTATTCGGATGGAAGGACCCGGATTTTCAGCATAGGGTCCAGGTCAACCGTATCTGCCTGGTAAGCCAGGACGTAGGCTACCAGATATTTGCCACGTGTGCCACATTCTACGTGCCTCTAATACTGATTCTGCTGTTGTACTGGCGCATCTACCAGGTGGCGCGCCGCAGAATACGCCACAAACCGGGCAGCAAAATTCCGATTGCGATGGCTAAGAGCCCATCATCAAACGTTGAAATCTCTGTAATCGTGGCCGGGGAAAATCACAGTCCGAACTCGTGTAGCGGCGGGACCACCACGCAGGAGTCTGACGTCTCACGTAACAACGACGGGGCGCCGCTGCGACCAGCGCTGCATCCCAACAAAGACCGCAAGCAACAACAGAAGCAGCCGCACTTCTCCCGCGAGTCGCTTGAGTCCAAGCGCGAGCGCAAGGCCGCGAAGACTCTGGCCATAATCACGGGCGTGTTCGTCGTCTGTTGGATGCCCTTCTTCGTCAACGTGCTCCTCATGACTCTCTGCACGTCGTGCTCGTCCAGCGGTTACGCGTTCAGCGTCTTTCTGTGGCTTGGCTACGTGAACTCCATGCTCAACCCGATCATATACACCATATTCAGCCCCGATTTCAGAAACGCCTTCAGAAAGCTTCTGTGCAACAGGAAACCAACATACGAATTCAAGCGGTAA